The Pelecanus crispus isolate bPelCri1 chromosome 7, bPelCri1.pri, whole genome shotgun sequence genome includes a window with the following:
- the RSL24D1 gene encoding putative ribosome biogenesis protein RLP24 yields MRIEKCYFCSGPIYPGHGVMFVRNDCKIFRFCKSKCHRNFKKKRNPRKMRWTKAFRKAAGKELTVDNSFEFEKRRNEPVKYQRELWNKTVEAMKRVEEIKQKRQARFIMNRLKKSKELQKAEDIKEVKQNIHLLRAPHAGTPKQLEDKMVQKLQEDVAMEEDS; encoded by the exons aTGCGGATCGAGAAGTGCTACTTCTGCTCGGGGCCCATCTACCCGGGCCACGGCGTCATGTTCGTGCGCAACGACTGCAAG ATATTTAGATTCTGCAAATCAAAATGCCacagaaactttaaaaagaagcGAAATCCCAGGAAGATGAGATGGACCAAAGCATTCCGGAAAGCAGCTGGCAAAGAATTGACAGTG GATAACTCATTTGAGTTTGAAAAACGTAGAAATGAACCAGTGAAATACCAGAGAGAGTTGTGGAACAAGACTG ttGAAGCAATGAAGAGAGTGgaggaaataaagcagaaacGCCAAGCTAGATTTATTATGAACAG ATTAAAGAAGAGCAAAGAGTTGCAGAAGGCAGAAGACATCAAAGAAGTCAAACAGAATATCCACCTTCTTCGTGCTCCACATGCAG gCACACCAAAACAGCTGGAGGACAAAATGGTGCAGAAACTACAAGAGGATGTGGCTATGGAAGAAGactcttaa